A part of Streptomyces sp. NBC_01210 genomic DNA contains:
- a CDS encoding bifunctional methylenetetrahydrofolate dehydrogenase/methenyltetrahydrofolate cyclohydrolase: protein MTAQILDGKATAAAIKSDLTARVAALKERGITPGLGTLLVGDDPGSRWYVSGKHRDCAQVGIASIQRELPDTATQEEIEAVVRELNDNPECTGYIVQLPLPKGIDANRVLELMDPAKDADGLHPMSLGKLVLGVEGPLPCTPYGIVQLLRHHGVEINGANVVVVGRGITIGRPMPLVLTRKSENATVTQCHTGTRDLSAHLRQADIIVAAAGVPHLVKPEDVKPGAAVLDVGVSRDENGKIVGDVHPGVAEVAGWVAPNPGGVGPMTRAQLLVNVVEAAERAAVAAAG from the coding sequence ATGACCGCCCAGATTCTCGATGGCAAGGCCACCGCAGCCGCGATCAAGTCCGACCTGACCGCCCGCGTGGCGGCGCTCAAGGAGCGGGGCATCACCCCGGGCCTTGGGACCCTGCTCGTCGGGGACGACCCGGGCAGCCGTTGGTACGTCAGCGGCAAGCACCGCGACTGCGCGCAGGTCGGCATCGCCTCGATCCAGCGCGAACTGCCCGACACCGCCACGCAGGAAGAGATCGAGGCGGTCGTACGGGAACTCAACGACAACCCCGAGTGCACGGGCTACATCGTCCAGCTGCCGCTCCCCAAGGGCATCGACGCCAACCGCGTCCTGGAGCTGATGGACCCGGCCAAGGACGCGGACGGGCTGCACCCGATGAGCCTCGGCAAGCTGGTGCTCGGTGTGGAGGGCCCGCTGCCGTGCACTCCGTACGGCATCGTCCAGCTGCTCCGGCACCACGGCGTGGAGATCAACGGCGCGAATGTGGTGGTCGTGGGCCGCGGGATCACCATCGGGCGGCCGATGCCGCTGGTGCTGACCCGTAAGTCCGAGAACGCGACGGTGACGCAGTGCCACACCGGTACGCGCGATCTGTCCGCGCATCTGCGGCAGGCGGACATCATCGTGGCCGCGGCCGGTGTCCCGCACCTGGTCAAGCCGGAGGACGTCAAGCCGGGCGCGGCCGTACTCGACGTCGGCGTCAGCCGCGACGAGAACGGCAAGATCGTCGGGGACGTCCACCCGGGCGTTGCCGAGGTGGCCGGCTGGGTCGCCCCGAACCCGGGCGGCGTGGGCCCGATGACCCGCGCGCAGCTGCTGGTCAACGTGGTCGAGGCGGCGGAGCGCGCAGCGGTCGCCGCCGCGGGCTGA
- a CDS encoding DUF3017 domain-containing protein, with amino-acid sequence MAGAAGGKTGGEGAGPKSADGDIGPHADRADHAAKPADAADSGPRPEADAASPKPETPDTAAAAVIADAVHPRHAGPDDAGPDADAASATAADSQGVGPGTGKTPSRRPPSLTRDTARPEGGGRAAPGDASAPARQWPLLTVLALAGLGLVIVGSDAFADAFRVGTILIGVALLTGAVMRRTLPSVGMLAVRSRFTDMVTYGLLGTLIVLLALVTQPKPWLDVPFLEDAVHFTVR; translated from the coding sequence GTGGCCGGGGCGGCCGGTGGCAAGACTGGCGGCGAGGGTGCCGGGCCGAAGTCCGCGGACGGCGACATCGGTCCGCACGCCGACCGGGCCGACCACGCAGCGAAGCCGGCCGACGCCGCCGACAGCGGACCCCGTCCAGAAGCCGACGCCGCCTCCCCGAAGCCGGAGACCCCGGACACCGCTGCCGCCGCCGTGATCGCCGACGCCGTCCACCCCCGCCACGCCGGTCCGGACGACGCCGGCCCGGACGCCGACGCCGCCTCCGCGACGGCGGCCGACAGTCAAGGGGTCGGCCCCGGCACCGGGAAGACGCCCTCCCGTCGGCCCCCCTCCCTCACCCGGGACACCGCCCGGCCCGAGGGTGGTGGACGGGCCGCGCCCGGGGACGCTTCCGCGCCCGCTCGGCAGTGGCCCCTGCTCACCGTCCTCGCCCTCGCCGGCCTCGGCCTGGTGATCGTCGGCAGCGATGCCTTCGCCGACGCCTTCCGGGTGGGCACCATCCTGATCGGCGTGGCCCTGCTCACCGGTGCGGTCATGCGCCGCACCCTGCCCTCCGTCGGCATGCTCGCGGTGCGCTCGCGCTTCACGGACATGGTCACGTACGGGCTGCTCGGCACCCTGATCGTGCTGCTCGCGCTCGTGACGCAGCCGAAGCCGTGGCTCGACGTCCCGTTCCTCGAGGACGCCGTCCACTTCACCGTCCGTTAG
- a CDS encoding NADP-dependent isocitrate dehydrogenase, with amino-acid sequence MAKIKVANPVVELDGDEMTRIIWSFIKDKLILPYLDVELKYFDLGIEHRDATNDQVTVDAAKAIKEHGVGVKCATITPDEARVDEFNLKAMYRSPNGTIRNILGGVIFREPIIMENVPRLVPGWTKPIVVGRHAFGDQYRATDLKVPGPGTLTMTFTPKDGSDPIELEVHEFPGSGVALSMYNHDESIRDFARASFRYGLAREYPVYMSTKNTILKKYDGRFKDIFQEIFDAEFKAEFDAKGLTYEHRLIDDMVASALKWAGGYVWACKNYDGDVQSDIVAQGFGSLGLMTSVLMSPDGKTIEAEAAHGTVTRHYRQHQQGKATSTNPIASIFAWTRGLAHRGKLDGTPEVTRFAEALEQVCIETVEGGQMTKDLALLISKDAPWLTTEQFLDALDANLQKKMASV; translated from the coding sequence ATGGCCAAGATCAAGGTAGCCAACCCGGTCGTCGAGCTCGATGGCGACGAGATGACCCGCATCATCTGGTCCTTCATCAAGGACAAACTGATCCTGCCGTACCTCGATGTCGAGCTGAAGTACTTCGACCTGGGCATCGAGCACCGCGACGCCACCAACGACCAGGTGACCGTCGACGCCGCCAAGGCCATCAAGGAGCACGGCGTCGGCGTCAAGTGCGCCACGATCACGCCGGACGAGGCGCGGGTCGACGAGTTCAACCTCAAGGCGATGTACCGCTCGCCGAACGGCACCATCCGCAACATCCTCGGCGGCGTCATCTTCCGTGAGCCGATCATCATGGAGAACGTGCCGCGGCTCGTCCCGGGCTGGACCAAGCCGATCGTCGTCGGCCGTCACGCCTTCGGCGACCAGTACCGCGCCACCGACCTGAAGGTCCCGGGCCCGGGCACCCTCACCATGACCTTCACCCCGAAGGACGGCTCAGATCCGATCGAGCTCGAGGTCCACGAGTTCCCGGGCTCCGGTGTCGCCCTCAGTATGTACAACCACGACGAGTCGATCCGCGACTTCGCGCGCGCCTCGTTCCGGTACGGCCTGGCCCGTGAGTATCCGGTCTACATGTCCACGAAGAACACGATCCTCAAGAAGTACGACGGTCGCTTCAAGGACATCTTCCAGGAGATCTTCGACGCCGAGTTCAAGGCCGAGTTCGACGCCAAGGGCCTCACCTACGAGCACCGCCTGATCGACGACATGGTCGCCTCGGCGCTCAAGTGGGCGGGCGGCTATGTCTGGGCCTGCAAGAACTACGACGGCGACGTCCAGTCCGACATCGTCGCGCAGGGCTTCGGCTCGCTCGGCCTGATGACCTCGGTCCTGATGTCGCCCGACGGCAAGACCATCGAGGCCGAGGCGGCGCACGGCACGGTCACCCGCCACTACCGCCAGCACCAGCAGGGCAAGGCGACGTCGACCAACCCGATCGCCTCGATCTTCGCCTGGACCCGTGGTCTCGCCCACCGCGGCAAGCTGGACGGCACTCCCGAGGTCACCAGGTTCGCCGAGGCGCTCGAGCAGGTCTGCATCGAGACCGTCGAGGGCGGCCAGATGACCAAGGACCTGGCGCTTCTCATCTCCAAGGACGCACCGTGGCTGACCACGGAGCAGTTCCTGGACGCGCTCGACGCCAACCTGCAGAAGAAGATGGCGTCCGTCTGA
- a CDS encoding helix-turn-helix domain-containing protein: MPRWKALPEELDPQVREFTSQLRRLVDRSGLNLAAVADRTGYSKTSWERYLNGRLLAPKGAIVALAEVTGTNTLHLTTMWELAERAWSRSEMRHDMTMEAIRISQARAALGEFGPAPAGTANSRSGGRTAAPAEPAGPEAGAFRTDEQRRPRVPVQPGPDHQGSPGHQGPPMSPPTAPSGPTASPDQGRGKRKVTMFLAGVVGALLVIAAAVLLTDLGGDGDGGKSAAKTPSATPTTSSPPLPAGVKCSGKDCTGQDPEAMGCGGQLAKTVSSATVGKARVEVRYSKTCQAAWARITQAAPGDTVQISVGGKGAQNGLVNGDNDAYTPMTAAAAPADVKACATLKTGTTGCTGQQ; the protein is encoded by the coding sequence ATGCCTCGTTGGAAGGCACTACCGGAGGAGCTGGACCCGCAGGTCCGGGAGTTCACCAGCCAGCTCCGTCGGCTCGTCGACCGCAGCGGGCTGAACCTCGCCGCGGTCGCGGACCGCACCGGGTACAGCAAGACGTCGTGGGAGCGGTATCTGAACGGCCGGCTGCTCGCGCCCAAGGGCGCGATCGTCGCGCTGGCCGAGGTGACCGGTACGAACACGCTCCATCTCACCACCATGTGGGAGCTGGCGGAGCGCGCCTGGAGCCGCTCCGAGATGCGCCACGACATGACCATGGAAGCGATACGGATCTCCCAGGCGCGGGCGGCGCTCGGCGAGTTCGGCCCTGCCCCCGCGGGCACCGCGAACAGCCGCTCGGGGGGCCGCACGGCCGCGCCCGCGGAGCCGGCCGGACCGGAGGCCGGGGCGTTCAGGACCGATGAGCAGCGCCGTCCGCGCGTACCGGTGCAGCCCGGCCCGGACCACCAGGGTTCGCCCGGCCACCAAGGCCCGCCGATGTCACCGCCGACCGCACCTTCCGGCCCCACCGCCTCCCCCGACCAGGGACGTGGAAAGCGCAAAGTCACCATGTTCCTGGCCGGCGTGGTCGGCGCGCTGCTGGTGATAGCCGCGGCCGTGCTCCTGACCGACCTCGGCGGTGACGGCGACGGCGGCAAGAGCGCGGCCAAGACGCCGTCCGCCACGCCGACGACCAGCAGCCCGCCGCTGCCGGCCGGTGTGAAGTGCAGTGGCAAGGACTGCACGGGCCAGGACCCGGAGGCCATGGGCTGCGGCGGACAGCTCGCCAAGACCGTCTCCAGCGCGACTGTCGGCAAGGCCCGGGTCGAGGTCCGGTACAGCAAGACCTGCCAGGCGGCCTGGGCCCGTATCACTCAGGCGGCCCCCGGCGACACGGTGCAGATAAGCGTGGGCGGCAAGGGCGCGCAGAACGGCCTGGTGAACGGGGACAACGACGCGTACACCCCCATGACCGCGGCGGCGGCGCCGGCCGATGTGAAGGCGTGCGCGACGCTGAAGACGGGGACGACGGGCTGCACCGGGCAGCAGTGA
- a CDS encoding malate dehydrogenase yields MTRTPVNVTVTGAAGQIGYALLFRIASGHLLGADVPVKLRLLEIPQGLKAAEGTAMELEDCAFPLLSGIEITDDPNVAFDGANVALLVGARPRTKGMERGDLLSANGGIFKPQGKAINDNAADDIKVLVVGNPANTNALIAQAAAPDVPAERFTAMTRLDHNRAISQLAKKTGAPVSGIRRLTIWGNHSATQYPDIFHAEVAGKNAAEVVNDEKWLADTFIPTVAKRGAAIIEARGASSAASAANAAIDHVHTWVNGTAEGDWTSMGIPSDGSYGVPEGLISSFPVTTKDGKYEIVQGLDINDFSRARIDASVKELEEERAAVRELGLI; encoded by the coding sequence ATGACCCGCACTCCCGTGAATGTCACCGTGACCGGCGCGGCCGGCCAGATCGGCTACGCGCTGCTCTTCCGCATCGCCTCCGGCCACCTGCTCGGCGCGGATGTGCCGGTCAAGCTTCGTCTCCTCGAGATCCCGCAGGGCCTGAAGGCCGCCGAGGGCACCGCCATGGAGCTCGAGGACTGCGCCTTCCCGCTGCTGAGCGGCATTGAGATCACGGACGACCCGAACGTCGCCTTCGACGGGGCCAACGTGGCCCTGCTGGTCGGCGCCCGTCCGCGTACGAAGGGCATGGAGCGCGGCGACCTCCTCTCCGCCAACGGCGGCATCTTCAAGCCGCAGGGCAAGGCCATCAATGACAACGCCGCGGACGACATCAAGGTCCTCGTCGTCGGCAACCCGGCCAACACCAACGCGCTCATCGCGCAGGCCGCGGCCCCGGACGTACCGGCCGAGCGCTTCACCGCGATGACCCGCCTCGACCACAACCGCGCGATCTCCCAGCTCGCGAAGAAGACCGGCGCCCCGGTCTCCGGGATCCGCCGCCTCACCATCTGGGGCAACCACTCCGCGACCCAGTACCCGGACATCTTCCACGCCGAGGTGGCGGGCAAGAACGCCGCCGAGGTCGTGAACGACGAGAAGTGGCTCGCCGACACCTTCATCCCGACCGTCGCCAAGCGCGGCGCCGCGATCATCGAGGCCCGTGGCGCGTCCTCGGCCGCCTCGGCCGCGAACGCCGCGATCGACCACGTCCACACCTGGGTCAACGGCACCGCGGAGGGCGACTGGACCTCCATGGGCATCCCGTCGGACGGCTCCTACGGCGTCCCGGAGGGCCTGATCTCGTCGTTCCCCGTGACCACGAAGGACGGCAAGTACGAGATCGTCCAGGGCCTGGACATCAACGACTTCTCGCGTGCGCGCATCGACGCGTCGGTGAAGGAGCTGGAGGAGGAGCGCGCGGCGGTCCGCGAGCTCGGCCTCATCTGA
- a CDS encoding aldehyde dehydrogenase family protein translates to MSAQQTIHVGGEWRAAVSGATREIIDPADATVFAVVAEGGTEDTDAAIAAARTAFDQGEWPRTPVAERAALLRRVAELLQRDREEIGLLESRDAGKTLEEGRVDVDCVSDAFRYFADLVMNESGGRVVDAGSPDIHSVVVHEPVGVCALITPWNYPLLQASWKIAPALAAGNTFVIKPSEITPLTTVALIELLVEAGLPVGVANIVTGAGDPVGARLAEHPDVDLVSFTGGLSSGTKVMRTAADSVKKVALELGGKNPNVVFADACGTEEGFDTAVDQALNAAFIHSGQVCSAGSRLIVEESLRERFVGELARRAEKIRLGRGTEKGVECGPLVSRQQLAKTEEYVASALAEGAVLRAGGARPEGEGYEGYFYRPTVLDQCHRDMRVVREEIFGPVLTVETFRTEDEAVALANDTEYGLAGAVWTADPGRARRVAGRLRHGTVWINDFHPYLPQAEWGGFGKSGIGRELGPAGLAEYREAKHIYQNLAPRPVRWFAG, encoded by the coding sequence GTGTCGGCACAACAGACCATCCACGTGGGCGGAGAGTGGCGCGCAGCCGTATCCGGCGCCACGCGCGAGATAATCGACCCCGCTGACGCGACCGTCTTCGCCGTCGTGGCGGAGGGCGGGACCGAGGACACCGACGCCGCGATCGCCGCCGCGCGTACCGCGTTCGACCAGGGCGAGTGGCCCCGCACCCCCGTCGCCGAGCGTGCCGCGCTGCTGCGGCGCGTCGCCGAGTTGCTCCAGCGCGACCGCGAAGAGATCGGTCTGCTGGAGAGCCGGGACGCCGGAAAGACCCTTGAAGAAGGGCGTGTCGACGTCGACTGCGTGAGCGACGCCTTCCGTTACTTCGCCGACCTCGTCATGAACGAGAGCGGCGGGAGAGTGGTGGATGCCGGTTCGCCGGACATCCACAGTGTGGTGGTGCATGAGCCCGTCGGGGTGTGTGCGCTGATCACGCCCTGGAACTACCCGCTGCTGCAAGCGAGTTGGAAGATCGCCCCGGCGCTGGCCGCAGGCAATACCTTTGTGATCAAGCCCAGCGAGATCACCCCGCTGACCACCGTCGCGCTCATCGAGCTGCTTGTCGAGGCCGGACTGCCCGTCGGCGTCGCGAACATCGTCACCGGCGCCGGCGACCCCGTCGGGGCCCGGCTGGCCGAGCACCCCGATGTGGATCTGGTGTCCTTCACCGGCGGACTGTCCAGCGGTACGAAGGTGATGCGCACCGCCGCCGACAGCGTCAAGAAGGTCGCCCTCGAACTCGGCGGCAAGAACCCCAACGTCGTCTTCGCCGATGCGTGCGGGACGGAAGAGGGCTTCGACACGGCTGTCGATCAGGCGCTCAACGCGGCGTTCATTCACAGCGGGCAGGTCTGTTCCGCCGGGTCGCGGCTCATCGTCGAGGAGTCGCTGCGCGAGCGCTTCGTCGGCGAACTCGCCCGCCGCGCCGAGAAGATCCGCCTCGGACGAGGTACCGAGAAGGGCGTGGAGTGCGGGCCCCTCGTCTCTCGGCAGCAGCTCGCCAAGACCGAGGAGTACGTGGCCTCCGCCCTGGCGGAGGGCGCGGTGCTGCGCGCCGGTGGAGCGAGGCCGGAAGGGGAGGGGTACGAGGGGTACTTCTACCGGCCCACCGTCCTCGACCAGTGCCACCGCGACATGCGCGTCGTACGCGAAGAGATCTTCGGCCCCGTCCTGACCGTCGAGACCTTCCGTACGGAGGACGAGGCCGTCGCCCTCGCCAACGACACCGAGTACGGGCTCGCCGGCGCCGTATGGACCGCTGATCCGGGCCGGGCGCGGCGCGTCGCCGGGCGGCTGCGGCACGGGACCGTCTGGATCAATGACTTCCACCCCTATCTGCCACAGGCCGAGTGGGGCGGATTCGGGAAGAGCGGCATCGGCCGTGAACTCGGGCCCGCCGGCCTCGCCGAGTACCGCGAGGCCAAGCACATCTACCAGAACCTCGCCCCGCGTCCCGTGCGCTGGTTCGCGGGCTGA
- a CDS encoding GMC family oxidoreductase has protein sequence MTQQNMTTYDYVVVGGGTAGSVIASRLTENPDITVAVIEGGPSDVDRPEVLTLRRWMGLLGGELDYDYPTAEQPRGNSHIRHSRARVLGGCSSHNTLIAFRPLPSDWDEWSAAGAEGWDAAAMDPYFDRLRNNIVPVDEADRNAIARDFVDAAQAAVAVPRVEGFNKKPFHEGVGFFDLAYHPENNKRSSASVAYLHPFLDRPNLHIALETWAYKLELDGTRATGVHVRTKDGEEQFVEARHEVLVCAGAVDTPRLLLHSGIGPRADLERLGIPVVHDLPGVGENLLDHPESVIVWETHGPIPENSAMDSDAGLFVRRDPDAQGPDLMFHFYQIPFTDNPERLGYQRPAHGVSLTPNIPKPRSRGRLYLTSADPDAKPALDFRYFTDEDDYDGRTLVEGIKIAREIAKAEPLAGWLKREVCPGPEVTSDEAIGEYARKVAHTVYHPAGTCRMGAATDELAVVSPDLTVRGLDGIRIADASVFPTMPAVNPMIGVLMVGEKCAELLSAASEERGVTR, from the coding sequence ATGACGCAGCAGAACATGACCACGTACGACTATGTCGTCGTCGGCGGCGGCACCGCGGGATCCGTGATCGCCTCCCGGCTCACCGAGAACCCGGACATCACCGTCGCCGTCATCGAGGGCGGACCGAGCGATGTCGACCGCCCCGAAGTCCTCACCCTGCGGCGCTGGATGGGGCTCCTCGGCGGCGAGCTCGACTACGACTACCCGACCGCCGAGCAGCCTCGCGGCAACTCCCACATCCGGCACAGCCGCGCCCGGGTGCTCGGCGGCTGCTCCTCCCACAACACCCTCATCGCCTTCCGGCCGCTGCCGTCCGACTGGGACGAGTGGTCGGCGGCCGGCGCCGAGGGCTGGGACGCAGCCGCGATGGACCCGTACTTCGACCGGCTGCGGAACAACATCGTCCCCGTCGACGAGGCGGACCGTAACGCCATCGCCCGTGACTTCGTCGACGCGGCCCAGGCGGCGGTGGCCGTCCCGCGCGTCGAGGGCTTCAACAAGAAGCCGTTCCACGAAGGCGTCGGCTTCTTCGACCTCGCGTACCACCCGGAGAACAACAAGCGGTCCTCCGCCTCGGTCGCGTATCTGCACCCGTTCCTGGACCGCCCGAACCTGCATATCGCCCTGGAGACCTGGGCGTACAAGCTGGAGCTGGACGGCACACGCGCGACCGGGGTGCATGTCCGTACGAAGGACGGCGAGGAGCAGTTCGTCGAAGCGCGGCACGAAGTCCTGGTCTGCGCCGGCGCGGTGGACACTCCGCGGCTGCTGCTGCACTCCGGCATCGGGCCGCGCGCCGATCTGGAGCGCCTCGGCATCCCCGTCGTACACGATCTGCCGGGCGTCGGCGAGAACCTGCTCGACCACCCGGAATCGGTGATCGTCTGGGAGACGCACGGGCCGATCCCCGAGAACTCGGCGATGGACAGCGACGCGGGCCTCTTCGTGCGGCGGGATCCGGACGCACAAGGGCCCGACCTGATGTTCCACTTCTACCAAATACCGTTCACCGACAACCCGGAGCGGCTCGGCTATCAGCGGCCCGCGCACGGGGTGTCGCTGACGCCGAACATCCCCAAGCCACGCAGTCGCGGCCGGCTGTATCTGACCAGCGCGGATCCGGATGCAAAGCCTGCGCTGGACTTCCGTTACTTCACGGATGAGGACGACTACGACGGCCGTACGCTCGTCGAAGGCATCAAGATCGCCCGCGAGATAGCCAAGGCCGAACCGCTGGCCGGCTGGCTGAAAAGGGAGGTCTGCCCGGGGCCCGAGGTCACCTCCGACGAGGCGATCGGGGAGTACGCGCGCAAGGTCGCGCACACGGTGTACCACCCCGCAGGTACCTGTCGAATGGGTGCCGCCACTGATGAACTTGCCGTAGTTTCCCCGGACTTGACGGTCAGGGGTCTCGACGGCATCCGTATCGCGGACGCATCCGTATTCCCGACGATGCCTGCCGTGAACCCGATGATCGGGGTCCTGATGGTCGGAGAGAAGTGCGCGGAGCTGCTGTCCGCGGCTTCCGAGGAGAGGGGCGTGACCCGATGA
- a CDS encoding quaternary amine ABC transporter ATP-binding protein (Members of the family are the ATP-binding subunit of ABC transporters for substrates such as betaine, L-proline or other amino acids, choline, carnitine, etc. The substrate specificity is best determined from the substrate-binding subunit, rather than this subunit, as it interacts with the permease subunit and not with substrate directly.), whose protein sequence is MKSETESESGTKAETKAETKAEAKAETKAEAKAETKAGTKAGTKAEAKAAPGAQTKHAEVTEEAASDAGQPPVFSVRDLWKVFGPKAGRIPGDAELGALSPVELRERTGCTAAVRDVSFDVRKGEVFVVMGLSGSGKSTLVRCLTRLIEPTSGSIAIDGEDVLSMDTARLRELRRHRASMVFQHFGLLPHRSVLDNVAYGLEIQGMGKAARRSRAADVIAKVGLEGLEHRRPGQLSGGQQQRVGLARALAVDPEVLLFDEPFSALDPLIRRDMQEEVIRLHREEGRTMIFITHDLSEALKLGDRIALMRDGRIVQLGTPEEIVGSPADDYVRDFVRDVPREQVMTVRTAMRPADAGEAESGPALAADATVFEAIEAVARSGRTARVMQDGRCLGVVDHRGLLDVVAGLDRGADTDKAVVA, encoded by the coding sequence ATGAAGTCCGAGACCGAGTCCGAGTCCGGCACCAAGGCCGAGACCAAGGCGGAGACCAAGGCCGAGGCCAAGGCGGAGACCAAGGCCGAGGCCAAGGCGGAGACCAAGGCTGGGACCAAGGCTGGGACCAAGGCCGAGGCCAAGGCCGCGCCCGGCGCGCAGACGAAGCATGCGGAGGTGACCGAGGAGGCCGCTTCCGACGCCGGTCAGCCACCCGTCTTCTCCGTACGCGACCTGTGGAAGGTCTTCGGTCCGAAGGCCGGCCGCATCCCCGGCGACGCCGAACTCGGTGCGCTCTCCCCGGTCGAGCTGCGCGAGCGCACCGGCTGCACCGCCGCCGTACGCGATGTCTCCTTCGATGTGCGCAAGGGCGAGGTCTTCGTCGTCATGGGCCTCTCCGGCTCCGGCAAGTCGACGCTCGTGCGCTGTCTGACCCGGCTGATCGAGCCCACATCCGGGTCGATCGCCATCGACGGCGAGGACGTGCTGTCCATGGACACGGCGCGGCTGCGCGAACTGCGCCGCCACCGTGCGTCCATGGTCTTCCAGCACTTCGGCCTGCTGCCGCACCGCTCCGTGCTCGACAACGTCGCGTACGGCCTCGAGATCCAGGGCATGGGCAAGGCCGCCCGCCGCTCCCGGGCCGCGGACGTCATCGCCAAGGTGGGCCTCGAGGGTCTCGAACATCGCCGTCCCGGACAGCTCTCGGGCGGTCAGCAGCAGCGGGTCGGGCTTGCCCGTGCGCTTGCCGTCGACCCCGAAGTGCTGCTCTTCGACGAGCCGTTCAGCGCGCTCGACCCGCTGATCCGGCGCGATATGCAGGAGGAGGTCATCCGGCTGCACCGCGAGGAAGGCCGGACGATGATCTTCATTACGCACGATCTGAGCGAGGCGCTGAAGCTCGGCGACCGTATCGCGCTGATGCGGGACGGCCGGATCGTGCAGCTGGGCACGCCGGAGGAGATCGTGGGCTCGCCCGCCGACGACTATGTACGGGACTTCGTCCGCGATGTACCGCGCGAGCAGGTCATGACGGTGCGTACGGCGATGCGCCCGGCGGACGCCGGCGAGGCCGAGAGCGGACCGGCGCTCGCTGCCGACGCGACCGTCTTCGAGGCGATCGAGGCGGTCGCCCGCAGCGGCCGGACCGCGCGTGTCATGCAGGACGGGCGGTGCCTGGGGGTCGTCGACCACCGCGGGCTGCTGGATGTCGTGGCCGGCCTCGACCGTGGTGCCGATACGGACAAGGCGGTCGTCGCATGA